The Quercus robur chromosome 3, dhQueRobu3.1, whole genome shotgun sequence DNA segment GCAACAAAGGAACGGAAAATCCTTGTGGCCGTCGATGAAGGTGAGGAGAGCATGCACGCGCTCTCGTGGTGCCTCAAAAACGTGATTTCCGAAAATTCCAAAGACACCCTTGTCCTCCTCTACGTTAAACCCCCTCGTGCAGTTTTCTCTGCCCTTGATGGCACAGGTAATTTTCTTCACTCTCCATGGGCATTTTAGGAGCACGGAAGGTTTAATTGTTCCTCTCGTTAATTTTGGTGTGTAACTCTGGCTCAGGGTATTTGTTTTCGGCTGATATGATGGTGGCTATGGATAAGTACAGAAATGACGTGGCTGAGTGCGTGGTCGAGAAAGCTAAAAAGATGTGCAAAGATCTTCATGATGTGAGttgtacatttattt contains these protein-coding regions:
- the LOC126716867 gene encoding universal stress protein PHOS32-like isoform X2; this translates as MADVATKERKILVAVDEGEESMHALSWCLKNVISENSKDTLVLLYVKPPRAVFSALDGTGYLFSADMMVAMDKYRNDVAECVVEKAKKMCKDLHDVKVETKIEHGDPRDVICQMTEKLGADVLVMGSHGYGLIKRALLGSVSNHCAQNVKCPVLIVKKPKSTATNN